Proteins from a single region of Gossypium arboreum isolate Shixiya-1 chromosome 1, ASM2569848v2, whole genome shotgun sequence:
- the LOC108480261 gene encoding ATP synthase subunit delta, chloroplastic has translation MASLQQASISLQPKLLSSSQHPRSLPSLNLSFSATFPSLKLSTTRPLHGGAKMSASAASSYATALADVAKSNNTLDATSSDVEKVETIFSDPQVLEFFTNPTIDVLKKRQVLDEIVSSSELQPHTANFLNILVDAKRIDLIKEIVKEFELVYNQLTDTELAVVSSVVKLESQHLAQIAKQVQKLTGAKNVRIKTMIDPSLVAGFTIRYGSSGSKLIDMSVKKQLEEIAAQLDLGDIQLAV, from the coding sequence ATGGCTTCCCTTCAACAAGCTTCAATCTctcttcaacccaagcttctttcATCTTCTCAACACCCCAGATCCCTTCCCTCTCTCAACCTCTCTTTTTCAGCCACTTTCCCTTCCCTCAAACTCTCCACCACTCGCCCTCTTCATGGCGGTGCCAAAATGTCAGCCTCCGCCGCTTCCAGCTACGCCACCGCTTTAGCCGATGTAGCCAAGTCCAACAACACCCTTGATGCCACCAGCTCCGACGTTGAAAAAGTCGAGACAATCTTCTCCGACCCACAAGTCCTCGAATTCTTCACCAACCCCACCATTGATGTCCTCAAAAAACGTCAGGTTTTGGATGAGATTGTTAGCTCCTCCGAGCTTCAGCCGCACACGGCGAATTTTTTGAACATCCTGGTTGATGCCAAGAGGATTGATCTTATCAAAGAAATCGTGAAAGAGTTCGAGTTGGTTTACAATCAGCTGACGGATACAGAGCTGGCGGTGGTGAGTTCAGTGGTGAAATTGGAGTCTCAACATTTGGCACAGATTGCTAAACAGGTACAGAAGCTGACTGGTGCTAAGAATGTTAGGATTAAAACTATGATTGACCCAAGTTTGGTAGCTGGGTTTACTATCAGGTATGGGAGTTCAGGGTCTAAATTGATTGATATGAGTGTTAAGAAGCAATTGGAAGAGATTGCTGCTCAGCTTGATTTGGGTGATATTCAACTTGCTGTATGA
- the LOC108480092 gene encoding CASP-like protein F16 — translation MEKSEKGNGVAPATRSPMALMGSSRNENQEVNTGMRTAETMLRLVPMALGVAALVVMLKNSQSNDFGSVSYSDLGAFRYLVHANGICAGYSLLSAIIAAVPRPSTMPRAWTFFLLDQILTYIILGAAAVSTEVLYLANKGDSAITWSAACGTFAGFCHKATIAVVITFVAVICYAVLSLVSSYRLFTKFDAPVNYPSKTIEATVFHG, via the exons ATGGAAAAAAGTGAAAAGGGTAATGGTGTTGCTCCTGCTACAAGGTCTCCAATGGCTTTAATGGGGTCATCTAGAAATGAAAACCAAGAAGTGAATACCGGCATGAGAACTGCCGAGACCATGCTGCGGTTGGTGCCTATGGCTTTAGGGGTTGCTGCACTTGTTGTCATGCTCAAAAACTCACAGTCCAATGACTTTGGCTCCGTTTCATACTCAGATCTTGGTGCTTTCAGGTACTTGGTGCATGCTAATGGTATTTGCGCAGGCTATTCCCTTCTTTCAGCTATTATAGCAGCTGTGCCTCGTCCTTCTACTATGCCTAGAGCTTGGACTTTCTTCCTACTCGATCAG ATTCTAACATACATAATCTTGGGAGCTGCTGCTGTTTCAACCGAGGTGCTTTACTTAGCAAACAAAGGAGACTCAGCCATCACTTGGAGTGCAGCTTGTGGGACATTTGCTGGTTTCTGTCATAAAGCCACAATAGCCGTGGTGATCACGTTTGTTGCAGTCATTTGTTATGCGGTGCTATCACTGGTCTCTTCTTATAGACTTTTCACCAAGTTTGATGCCCCAGTGAACTACCCCAGTAAGACCATAGAAGCTACTGTTTTCCATGGTTGA
- the LOC108482635 gene encoding scopoletin 8-hydroxylase-like yields MAPSLDDGSSLFNFVVRDGNGVKGMVDLGLSTVPKPYVQPPKERIDKRMATRHEGAPIDLSRLDGPDHDEVVKGIVMAAETLGFFQLVNHGVPVDLLESLKDAAHDFFGQPSEKKAVYRKEVSPSPLVKYGTSFVPEKEKALEWKDYISMIYTNDAEALRQWPKECREVALEYLKTSMTMVRRLLEILMGNLGVELDDTKIDGLIGMKMVNMNFYPTCPDPDLTVGVGRHSDMGTLTILLQDGIGGLYVKVAEEIANIGKKGEWVEIPPVPGALVINIGDALQILSNGKYKSAEHRVRTTSTKSRVSVPIFTSPRPSEKIAPLPQVVEKDGMACYREVIFGDYMRNFFGNVHDGKKSLEFAQI; encoded by the exons atggCCCCAAGTTTAGACGATGGTAGCTCTCTTTTTAACTTCGTCGTTCGAGATGGAAATGGGGTCAAAGGAATGGTTGATTTAGGGTTATCGACAGTGCCGAAACCGTATGTTCAACCTCCAAAAGAGAGAATTGACAAGCGAATGGCAACTAGACATGAGGGAGCACCGATTGATCTCTCGAGGCTCGACGGACCTGACCATGATGAAGTGGTCAAGGGAATTGTTATGGCTGCTGAAACTCTCGGATTCTTCCAACTTGTGAACCATGGTGTGCCGGTTGATTTACTTGAGTCGCTTAAGGATGCAGCGCATGACTTCTTTGGTCAACCATCGGAAAAGAAAGCAGTTTATCGGAAGGAAGTGAGTCCAAGCCCGTTGGTGAAGTATGGGACTAGCTTTGTCCCGGAGAAAGAGAAAGCATTGGAATGGAAGGATTATATTAGCATGATTTATACCAATGATGCTGAAGCTCTTCGACAATGGCCTAAAGAGTGCAG GGAAGTGGCACTTGAATACTTGAAGACATCAATGACCATGGTGAGGAGATTGCTAGAAATTTTGATGGGAAATCTTGGGGTTGAACTAGATGACACAAAGATTGATGGACTCATAGGCATGAAAATGGTTAATATGAATTTTTATCCGACATGTCCTGATCCGGACCTCACAGTAGGTGTCGGACGTCATTCCGATATGGGTACTCTTACCATTTTACTACAAGATGGAATTGGTGGTTTATATGTTAAAGTTGCAGAAGAAATCGCTAACATTGGAAAGAAAGGAGAGTGGGTCGAGATCCCTCCGGTCCCTGGTGCTTTGGTCATTAACATCGGTGATGCATTACAG ATACTCAGCAACGGAAAGTACAAAAGCGCAGAACATAGAGTTCGCACAACGAGTACAAAATCAAGAGTATCGGTACCAATATTTACATCACCAAGACCAAGTGAGAAAATTGCACCCCTTCCACAAGTCGTAGAAAAAGATGGAATGGCTTGTTATAGAGAGGTGATTTTTGGGGATTATATGAGAAATTTCTTTGGAAATGTTCATGACGGCAAGAAATCTCTTGAATTCGCACAAATATAA